The Lates calcarifer isolate ASB-BC8 linkage group LG11, TLL_Latcal_v3, whole genome shotgun sequence genomic sequence gtgtgttgttgtgttgggtACAGGTGCTGAAACATTGTGCGGTGAGCATGTTTTAATGAGCACAGCAGTGCAGTACCCCCCGtcatccctctcttccctttacacacaaagacacacaaagacacacacacacacacacacacacacagggcgcTAATTTCATGCAAGCATAGTCAAGTGTACCAAGTGCGCAGAGGGACTGGTGGCACACTATTTGGTATTTATCTGGCTGTAGGAGTAAAGCACATCCATGGCGCGCATGGAAACAGGGTGGGATAATCAAAACTTTATTATCATACATTATCAGAGGGTGTGTTAAGGTTTGTTGACAATCGTGGCCAATCACATCAGCTCCTATCACATCCTTTCAAAGCAGCATCATCTCCATCTTAACGCACTGACTGCTGGGTGGCGGAGCGGAGAATCCAGAGGTGCTTCTCCTGAGAGGACACTAACATTCTCATACAGGAGGGAAACCACCTCATTGTGCAACATATGCAGAACAACTTTTTGCGCCAGCACATGCAGTAGATAGAGCCAACAGACTCAGACATGAAACATGgcgcgcacacaaacacacacacaagcacgctCCGCATTCTGCTTGTACTCACAGGTCATGCTGacacacagtcatttatttttgaatttaaaGGTGTACTTGCAGACAGCTCTTTCTAGAAGAatctatttctttttattttatacagtGGGGTTCAAAGTTATTGGTCTCAGACTTTTGGACCTCACTTTAGAAGGTTCGTGATTTGAGTTTGTGAGAAAACGAAAAATACACTGCTggaatgtttaaaaataaaagacaaatgagGGTTTGATGGTGAGATCTTTTGGTatgttaataaattatttttaaaaagtgactaAGGCAAATTACCATTTTCTTTtgaagtgaaatgtctcaaagaCATGAATGATTATTCCTGTGAACAATTTAATTTGTAAGTGTtgtatctgtgtatttttaatcaagtttcttctttgtctcagttTATGGCTGTTCCAGTGTTGTCCTCCCCCCCTCTTGATGAAATGTGTGGTTACCCGGTGGGaatcagtgtaaaaataaaaaaaggaaatgatcaTATTTAAACATGcgaaaatgtggaaaatattCTATGTATAAAAGATGTACATGTGAGATATCCTTGTGTATAATAAAATTTAAGCaattgatgatgatgtcactaTTTCAGCACAATCATGTCATCAGCGTTTATCACCAAAACACCACGATGACGCATTAAATTAGTGTTGAATTTAGTTTTTACATCATGAGCACAATGTCAGTtctctgtctctcgctctctttttctctcaggaCAGATGGATGAAGGATTATCTCTGTGATTTTAGGCAAAGATTAGATAGGAAAGCAGATGCACTCGGTGGGAGAGTGCGCGAGAAACATGGACGTCACAGACAAGGGAAGTGAGGATGAAGGAACAGAGGGTGGGGCATGAtgcctgctctctctctctctctctctctctctctctctctctctctctcactcactctctctcgctctgtgtgtgtttgtatgtgtgtgtgtgtgtgtgcatgttactATGTTTGTGAGGACCAGATGGAGTTTTAGGGTCTTgggagtgaggacattttgggaaagtgaggacattttggccaGTCCCCATGATTTTAAAGTGCTGTTTGAGAGTTGAGACTTGGAATTTGATTTAGGCTGCAGGTTAGGATCAGGTGTTTGGTTGGTTGAGGTTAGGGCTACTTCGCAGATCTGAGGATGCTGGTTTGAATCTTACCAGGTCCAGTAAATTCAGTCGAAACACCCAAAGTGAGGAATGAAAACCACTCAGAGACACATTCCTGATGCAAAGGGGACTCGGTGGCACAGTGGGATCGTTTCAGACAAGTGGGGAGACACAGGCTCCCCCCAGCCCCCCAGAGAGTCACGAACAAAGGGGTATAGAGAAAAAATAAGTGGTTGAAAtttttaatgaagtttattttaaaaagttggaAGAATAGATCCATATCACTAAATACCATTTACTAGATTACTAATTAATATATAATAACTGTATTACTACTAAAATACTAGACTACTAAGGACAGAGAAACTGCTTACTGCATTTAGTCGGTTTCAGTATGATACATTTGGGTCTTAAATTAGCCAAAAACAGGGCAGTAATGATTTTATGCATTATTTCTTCTCTATTCCCCCTGTATAATTAACTATGTTGTAATTAGTACACAGTTCTCTATGTAACCAAATGATTATATTATAATGAGAATAGTATACTCTGACAGAAATAATATGCATTGGTGTGAATTATGACTCATCAATATCCTCAACATGATcattatttgtaaaaaaaaaaaaaaaaaaaaaaaaaaatgaaattgtaattaaatattttgtgttgaaTTAACAATCAATGGAGTGGGTCAGTATTGTAGGCTACATTAACACAGTTTAAAGGTTTATATATTGACTGCTATCCTAACCCCTGTTAAACCTGTTGGTACAAGTCTTAAATAATAGAAGTATTTCTATTAGTAGTGttaattattaatgttactATTATATTATAATGAGTTAACCGTATTGTAATAAATAACTACTATACTGGCTGTTACACTGATTATTACTGTGCACTGTCCATTGATTTAAATGTAGTGATATAGTTCTACACTGTGACCTCTAGAGGGCAGTGAACACACATGATTCACTCGTGATTgtcaagagaaaaaacaacatagcACGGTAAGACTTCCGGTGagaactttcaaaataagataaTTAGGAGACACTTTCATTAGCTAACGGTCTGATCACAGTCCAGTGTGTAAGTGAAGGCAAAACATTCCCAGTGATagtgtttactgtttacatgAGGGAGAAGTTCAAAATGTTTGAGCTTAGAGTACAGATCAACAGATCGTATTAGCATGGGCGTGAATGCCCTTACTGAGATTCATCAGTATATATATCCGCCCACCGAAAGAtgtggagctgagaggaacCATCTGTGAAAGAAGCAGGCTGCCTTAGAGGACACGCCCAGTTAGGGCTACTCCTGTTTATGATTGGCCAGATTGGCTAGCGGTGGGCGGGGTTACAAACTAGAACTCAATTGTGATTGGGACTTTAAGACGTCTGTCTGCCTGCCGTCGTTTCATTGGTTATCTGACCAGGGGATTAACGTGAAAACGCTCTGCTTACAATGAATCACAATGGAAGACTAAATAGGAGCTCGCACGAATTCAggcttttaatttatttataacGCAAAGTTAGACTTTTACCAGTAGCGTTGGAGATTTGTAGTCCATATTTTGACACGTGATTCTAGTCAGGAAAAGAAGTTGCGAACGGATCTCAAAGTGTCTCTACAAGTGCTCTGAACAAGGAAATCGTTTTAGGCTAACGTTATGTAGCAAGCTAATCTCACTTAACCATTCGTAAACTCCACTAGCTCTCATATCACAGACTTGTAAATCCCACACTGAGGTAAGTACGTTTAAACAATTCGCTCTTTTACCACAGGCACTCATTCACAGCGACTCAGTAACTATGAGGAAGAGTTAACGTGAAGACAACTAACCTCAGCGGATAGTGAGCTTAAATCTGGGTCAGTGTCTTCGCCATGTCAGTGTAGGGAGGAAGAGGGCTATATCAGCTGCTTATGTGTGCTCATGTTCACCTTTATACCTGTTAACTAGTTAATGCGGTATGAAACCTGTTGGCTTAATTCTTCTCCAGGCATGACCGAGTACAAACTTGTGGTGGTGGGGGCAGGAGGTGTGGGGAAGAGCGCTCTCACCATCCAGCTCATCCAGAACCACTTCGTTGATGAATATGATCCAACCATCGAGGTAAGAAACCAGCCGCTGGATACAGTGTCGTGGAGAAAGTTTAGTCCTAAATCTAATACAACTGAGAGAAAACATATTGTAGAGTTTTACTTTAAACTATATGGTCAATTTCGTGTGTCGTAGATACGAGTTATTTTCTATCAATACTATATCAGGGTGTTGGTTTACAGAGTTTTAAACAGCCACTGCAAAAGTCcggacttttattttttacagtatttttcttaCAAAGCTTGTGATAAGACACAAAGTTCAATTTGCTATATCTTTTATATAAGAGGTCATAGTTGTGTCTGGCAAATGTTTCACACCACTGCATATTCTTGGTGTGTGGGGCGGCTATTTTTATGCACCTGATGCAAGAAATAAATATAAGTAAAGGTTCTGAATTCAAAAGTAGTGTAGTATAAAATGACACGTTCATTATACAGAATGCATGTGAGTCATATACTTATATACTTATGTATATTACACTATAGGATTATTATTCCTGATGCATATGCATGATATGCAAGACATATGTTAATGCTGTAGCTGGTTATGGTGGAGCAGATATTAACTGCTTCATATACAGCTGGGCagtttaatctgtaaaaaaCAGTTATCATGGCAGACAGCAGCTTGTGCTATCGCTGTCTTCAACACCTTCAAACAGGCAGGAATCTGTTAAAATCTGCCAGAACCTTCTAAAAATAGATATCAACTTGGTGATACTTGGTAAAATTTATTACACCAAACAGCTGCCTAGTAAGTCTTCATTAGTGTCAAATAATTTCCACTAACAGATATAACTcaacactgttactgttactacCTTTGTTTCGTACATTGTTGTCTGAAAGTCACCACACCCTGGTTGTAAACCTCTCCTCAGACTCTTAAATATGCTCAGCTGTAAGTCAGTTAATGATATAACTTCATACTTGGCGCtcaaaaaatattcatgtttcaGCAGGTTcattacaaaacatttcatttaacaaGGTCTTGTTGCTACATGACAGAGCAGCACGGCTGcgaagaaaaaaacaaacaaacatgggaAACGATGTGATGCAATCCACTGTCAGATTTCTTGGCAGGCATGTTATGGCACTGACTGCACGGTCACACGGACACTGTGTTACAGGACTCGATACAGAAAGCAGGTGGTGATTGATGGAGAGACGTGTCTGCTGGACATCCTGGACACTGCAGGTCAGGAGGAGTACAGCGCCATGAGGGACCAGTACATGAGGACAGGAGAGggcttcctctgtgtgtttgccatCAACAACACCAAGTCCTTTGAGGATGTTCACCTCTATAGGTACATGATGTTTCGTGGCTGCAAGTAAACACCAACACAGGCCGCTGTGTTAGTAATGAAACACAGCTGGAGAGGGAAGTTGAAGCAACACTGTCAAAGTAGGATTAATTGTCTGTTTCAGCTATTGCACCACACTGCTCTATGTGTATTCAGACAGTCTAGCACTACAAGGCTACTTCCTGATTAGGAGCTGCTACTTGTAATTATCTGTAACACACATCTATATAGACGCTGTATGTGGTTACAAGTTATTTAGGGCCATTTGTGCAACACAGTCTGGTTCATATTCGTGTAATGTAAATGCTAATTGTCTACTGAAACCCCCTCTGGTCGTGAGGGCAGGCAAGGCATCTGACTCAGACCAGCGACTGTGACCCACTGTTCAGAAAGTAAGCTAGCCTCGGCGTCTTAGGTGCTTCTTGCATGTGTCTTCTCCTCAGAGAGCAGATCAACAGGGTGAAGGACAGCGACAGCGTTCCCATGGTGCTGGTGGGGAATAAAAGCGACCTGAGCACCCGCACCGTGGAGACGCGACAGGCGCAGGAGCTGGCGCGGAGCTACGGCGTGCCGTTTGTCGAGACCTCTGCCAAAACCAGACAAGTATGTAGAACAGACGGTTATACCTAGATATAGTTTGCGGCAAGGCATGCATGAGCCTTGTTTGACTTAATAAGacataataatgttttttttttttctgattctgtCTCGTAGGGAGTAGAGGAAGCTTTCTATTCGCTGGTACGGGAGATTAGAAGATACAAGGAGACCAACCGCAGCAACAAGAAGAGCAAGAAGAACACTCAGAGACGTTGCATAATACTATagcaaaccacacacacatgcagcaccaGCATCCCTTACAGCACTTGTTTCATGCTCCCTCTCACACACTGCACCTCCTCTGTGGAGACGTCTTAGCACAGCTCCAGACAGAGaagcaggcaaaaaaaaaaaaaaaaaaaaatctttttttttttttttttactgctgccATAGTTTCCACTAACAGTATGTCACCAAAAGATTTGCCATTTACTCATCCAATGTGCAGTGTCCATTTAACGCTGTGAATTcattagggttttttttttatccaaacaACTAGAAGCTACAGTTTTtagttgaatgtttttctttttggttaAGGTCAGCATTTGTGAAAGTTTAATTTGAGTCTGTGGTAGAAAAAACTTTTTCCCCAAGAACCAGTGAGAAGTTGTCTGTGCAGACAATTCTCTCTTTCTAATTATAAACAGCCTGGCcagtgttttcagctgcttttgACTTTAGGGGTCAAGGCTTCATAAGTGGTGCATCACTGCACTTTGCACAGTCACATCAGGTGATGAACTGAATTCACATCTCCAGAATGATTTCAGGACTCATTCACTGTTCAGGACTCGGATGCTCGTTTCCtgtgaaactgttttgtttccagACAGATGTTTGTCACCTTCcccttgtgttttttcataaGTTGGTGTGTCCTCTGGGGCTtgaaacacaacagcaatatgtagttgttttttattttcctcacaaAGACCGTACGTTAGTGACAGTGTTGCAGTAGGATAGGATCACCACAGTAACAAAAGCCTCAAAATTGTGTTCCAGACTCCTAGGTGCACTTtattcatttcctgtgttttattataGTAGAATTTAGAGTTAGCGGTTGCGCCATTTGAAAAGTTTACTCAGGAATATGGTGTTTTATCAGGAACTGAGGAATAACAGACTGAGAGCTGTGTCAAATGATCGGTTGATACCTGACGCCTTTTCTGCCATCTTTAAACTTATCATTTGAAGTGTCAGCCCCCACTGTTTGCTCCACACAGTCGCACTGTATTCCAAAGTTCACTTTTTAATGCAATTTGTACGTCAGTCCCAGTGTTGGTGGTTGAAGTTGTCGCTGTGTCCAAGTGCAGTTTATGCTACACCACACTGCAACGGAGCATGTACAAATATTCATGTGGTAAGAACATGAAACCACTGAAACCAGTGTTTAGCTTAGCAGTCTCACAGTCATGGTATCTGCTCATACTTGGTGCTGGTTAAGCATATTCAATAGGGCAACCTTTTTTTTATagcagtgtttgtcttttttgatAATTACCATCACTCTTAAATGTAATGGATGGttaaatttctatttttgtagCATTACAAACCATTTCCCCCAACATCTGCATTAAGAAACTGCTGTCCACATAGTTACTGAAATTATATCAAAGTTTAGTGAGTTAACTTCAGCTGAGTTGTATCTTGCTAATGGAACTGAGTCCAACCACGATGgattccttttgttttttggtgtaaaACCAGCAGGCTCCTAATGCCTGTCTGACTATCAGTGTCAATCCAAAAATATACTAAAACTTGATTTGATCAGAACTAGCCTGTCACTGACAGCTATGGAAAATCTGTAATGCACTCTGCTGTAACGAACAAGTAAATGTCTGTAGCTTTTACAATGTGTCCATGTTGTCAATTCAGGGTATTTTTAAGAGGGTAAATGTGGGACGTGGgacatgaaacacacaaaccaaattAGTGTGGGGTATTACAACTGATCTGATTGTAACTTCTGATTATATAGACGTCTTCTTTTCTCATATTTCAACACATCCAGTTTTCCCCGCTCAGTTTGTGCCCTCAGAAGTTTTTTGTTCTCAGGTACCAAATCAGTGAAGGGGAAGGGATGTGGTTTATGAGGTTAGACTGGGACAATCGTGCTGTAGAGCAAAGCAGTCAAGTTCCTCTTTCATTACCGTAAAACTACACACTTTTACTTTGATGTCAAATTAAGACTGGGAGTGTACagcatacatactgtaaatctcTTCACACACTCAACACGTGCCGTGTACATTTACATTCttgtgtgtttgacagcagtGTCCTGTGATTTGTTGTAGTGTTTGTTAAATAAGTAATGACCACACCTGAAAGCCCCAAAATAAtactttttgattttattttacaaaaacatacTACTAGAAAACATAGAAATAGTGCGATATTTATATGCATTTTCACAACCACCAAAagacatagaaaaaaaaataataataataaaaaaaaacaagtgtccAAAGTTATCTGAGATGAGGCACAAGtggagtgagagtgtgtgtgtgtgagccccTTTCTCACCAGCCAAAGCGAGACACCAGCTTGCTCTGGTCGTCTAAATCTTTCTGAACCTTCTTCCTCATGTAGAAGATGGGACAGTCCCGGCTGCGGAGGAGAGACGATGTTACCGACAGTATGTGCTCAGCATCTATtctgacataaacacacagttatatACTGAATATGTGgatgtgtactgtatatgcaccTGGTACAGAGAACGTCCTCGTGGAGGGAGCCTTGACAGCGCTGACACTGAGTCCACAGACGAGAGAAACGTTCCTCCAGTGTGTTCAGGTGAAAGATCTGTAATTCACAAGCTCAACGTCAGAGTTTACCTCCTTAATTCTTCTGTCAACAAATTTACAACAATCTAATGGCAAATTAACCATTTGTGCTTTACTAGGACAGTcagtttggaaaaataaaatcatactgTAACTAACACACTTGTCTATAGCAgcccaaaaataaataattaagaaaaattcatttgatatttaataAAAGCATCTGTGGTGTTTAACTTGGGGTACCAAAATAGATTTGATTAGAATTTTTTCTGAAGGAATTCCCCAAGCTCTGAAGAACTACCAGAGGGgaatacacacagtcactgcctaaaaataagacatttctTGAAACTTATTCAGAGCTGGAACTTGAACAAAATAAACTTCACAGCCCTGttagtgaagaaaaacaaactaatatCAAAGTATTGAGTCATTATTATCTTGCCTACCTCCTTTTGGTACAGTTCAGACTCTTTCTTCTTACAGAAATCACACACAGCCGCTGCAAAGACACATTAGATGTTAAACTTTGTATACAACCCAAATATTCTGctgttaaaactaaaataaagatGGATGGATTGGTCCTATGCCGAGAGCaaagcaaaacactgtgttAACACTGTAAAAGACCGTGTCACCTAAACTTATGAAGGAGATTTCAAagtagaggggaaaaaaaatctgagctCACATACCATCCGTCTTGAGCACAGCTTTGCAGCCGATACAGGTGCTCCTCTTCTGAGCGAATGCCATGAGGCCTCCGACCTTCGAGGTCAACACAGTCTTACAGCGTGTGTGGTCACCCTCTGAAAGacaccacaaaacacaaagaaatctTAAGATCAAAAACTGTGAACTACTTTCACGTCATTCTAATGTTGACATTGTTCCCcgaacatgaaaaataaaattctaatgATTTTGATTTAGATTACtgaatcagtaatcagtaagATGAAGGACAAATGCTCACCACAAGTTACCAGGTGTGAGTGAAGTTATGTCAGTCAACTACCACATCACTTATCTGTTTACTAATAAGAAAACCAGTTACTGAGGATAATAGGAGTGTCAGCTAACtacaatgtatgtgtgtggtggtggtggtgtgtggaCTCACTGAGCAGGGTGCTCTCTGCCTTGCTCTCTCCCAGGATGGGCTCAAATATTCTCAGCAGTGGCTTGGACAGCTGCTGTTCCAGGTAGTACTGTGTGTCGATAGGAATGTTGTTCTCCAGCACATAGATCGGGTCCTGAAGCAACACGTGGAAGAATCAGAATCAGGATTAAATATTTTGCATAGATAtcaaagatctcatagtcccctacaatcccaccaggactctgcgctcccagaatgctggtttactgatGGTTCCCAGAGTTcccaagagtagaatgggaggcagagccttcagttatcaggctcctctactgtggaaccttttcccagtttcggtccgggaggcagacaccctctgtacctttaagagtaggcttaaaactttcctttttaacaaagcttatagttagggttggctcaggcttgaaccatcccttagttatgctgctataggcctagactactgggagatttcccatgatgcactgagctcctctctctctctccacagtatggattcatattccataaatacatgttactaactcaatatctgCCCTCTCCCGTggtattgtgctcttccgtctctctctcctcttctgtctctttctgcaggtatttctgcctctggagctgtagagtctgatctgtgatgacaagtctcctgctgctcctacaaccccactcaacacctgctgctagaattagaaataacttatactgctattagttttattgctatgttagcagttaatactaATTATCACcactatcattactactgctgtattattggcatcaccttacattttatacagagtctggttctgctcgaggtttctgcctcttaaaaggaaggttttccttgccactgtcgcctagtgctcTTTCAtagtgggatttgttgggtctctctctataaatacccattttaaagagtacggtctagacttACTCTATAtggaaagtgccttgagatgacctttgttgtgatttggcgctatagaaataaaattgaattgaattgaaacatgcacaattaaaacaacaacaatcaaaGAAGACACTACAGACCTCTGACTTCATGTACGCTGCTGCTCCCTTTGCAGCCTTGATGATGACATATGGAACTCTGTCTCCCAGGTTTGGGGCGCTGCCGGcatctctcttcctcatcctgTGAAACATCAATATAAATGAGTCAGTTCACCCGATATCACACCCAATATTTTCCCTTTGAGgattatttgaaataaaatatcagaGATGTAAATGCTTAATCAAACCTCTCTGCCAGTTCCACGTGGGCCTGTTTGCCAGCGTACTCCTGGGCAGTGCGCGTTAGCTCCTTGGTGATGACCAGCTGGCTGATGTCGATGCGGTTGCACAGCAGGTCTGAGATCACTTCTTTGGCGTGAGCCACTGCACCCTGAGGGTCCCTAACAACACATCACATCAGCTGTGGTTAGTTTTACACTGTTAAGATACAAACAAGCAGtaagacagaaagggagagataGATGATTATCTATTAACCTGTCTATGAGGATTCTCTGCAGACACGTGTTGATGAGGTtagccaccagggggcagttGTCTCTGCGGACAGTCTCAATGCCTTTACAGTCCATCTTGTCATGTGTGTCCGCACTGGAGGAGAAATACAGGCCTGCGTAGCGCTTCTTGTTGATCAGCAGGTATGGGTAGTACACCTGTGGAAGTGACAAAAGTAAGCTCTCGTCAGCTGAAAGGATGCTGGGGTTTACACATCAAAGCCTGTGCTAATGACTGCACTGAATGGATTTACTTCATCTACTGATGAAGGTCCGTGACATGTAATTTAAATCTCTGCAAGAAGCTAGTAAGTTGGTCTTGAGTTaggattattttgtcaaagGTGTTATGTCTTTTCTTAAGGAGTCTTGTTCTGCCTGAATAAACcatgtatattttttgttataTCACAggtaaattaaatatataacaGAGAGAAGTGTGTTGATTAATGGATTTGACTGAAATTGTACCTTCTCAAACTCCAGTTTGATGGGCGGTGTGAAATGGGATGACACCCACTCTGCTGCCTCCCTCCCAATATCCATGGCATCCTTTACTGTTGCAACTCCAAGCTTAACCATGACAGAATCTGTGTCCCCATAAATTACCTTAACAGACAAACAGGTAAACTGATATTTGATGTattcacaagaaaaaaggaaacataaaGAAATAAGTTTAGTTCAGTATTAGTGGAGGGCAGCTACATGTATTCCTCACCTTGGCATCACCTTGGTAACCGTTGGAAATGATGTACTTGGACTCCACCAGCTGTTTGGTTTGCTCAATCATCTGCCTTCCAAAACCTGTGACGCTCTAGATAAGACAAGAGAAAAGACTGGATTAAGTTAATGACTAAATTGTCTGTGGTGCTGGAATAAGCTTTAATTGTCAAGGACATGAGTTGCAGTgactgagaaaaatatttggTTCGGGCTAAACATCTCATGGAGTTGTCTCAGCTCTCTGTGAGGGCGTTGTGCATCCACCTCAGTCAACTtttcacaaaacagaaagaagcagTCACAGTAGGTCTTTGTGTTTAGTTGTTTACATTTGCTCCTCCACCTGTTCTGTGGTTTGTATTTCAATACTAATCTTTGCTCTACATCTTTGCTGTTTACCGCTTGTGCTCCACATTCTCATCTGTGCAGAACAGTGGGAAGAGTTACAGTAAGTCAGATGGGGACAACTTCATTTagagtgaatgagtgaacagTGTGGCTAGAATTGTACACATTTGATACATTTAAAAGTGGATTTGAAGTGATATGAAAATATATCCTTTGACCgtcctttaaaaacacatggCTTGTTATTGACCAATGtattataaatgtaaatggtGCTCTTTAGTTGAAGATTACTTAAACTAATCACAGTATATAAATCATAGTATATAAACATACAGTGGAATCACCTCTATGGGGGCTGAAGCACAATGATCAAAGTTGCCATGCAGCGTAAAGTTCTCACCTGGGAGATCTCTAGGCAGGGCAGCTTGCCCACCTGAGCCCCTGTGAAGCCATAGACAGAGTTTGCACTGATTTTGAGGGCCAGCTGACGGCCATCCAGCACCTGCTTCTTGAAAGGGTCAGTttccttcttcagctctgcttTGGCCCTgtggaaagatggagagacaaGCTTAGAGAGAAGTCACATCTGGTTGATTTACGGGCACAGCGACTTGTTACTTGTGAATAAGAGGTTCAAAAGTTAATGAGATttagcagcaaaataaaatttcaAGGTACCATAGCACTAAAGCTGTGTACCCAGCTGCTAACTATTCACTCAAGTTCAGGTCAATTTGTTGTTATGATTCATCTGAACAAATTCAAACCTCTTTCTGGCAGACAGCAAGTTCTCCAGGATCTCAGGTAGAAGTCCTTTCCTAACCGAGCTCTTCACAAATAGATCACCAGTCGGAGTTTTGATGAAATCCTCAGGTGACAGACTAAAGATACACAACCACTTCAGTTATTAGTTCACATTAGAAACAATGAATCAATAAAGAATCAATTCATTTAACTAGCTTAAGCTGCACCATATTATGTCGATGCATTGCTGTTGCACACAGTGATGAGAAAGAAACGCTCACCCTAGTTTCTCTGCTGAGCCCTTCTGCAGCAGGGTGGTGTAGCACAGATTGTGAGCCATCATGATGGACGGATACAAGGAGGAGAAATCCAGGGTGGCAATGGGAACGCTGTAATACCTACACAGGGAACAAGATTGGGATGGAGACATGAAAAGCCTGCGcctacaaaacaaataaaacccaAGAGTCAAATGCTCACATGAAGAAatatcagacacacaaaccctTTCTCTGGCTCGATGACAGTTGCTCCAGTGTAgtcttctcctccttctgtctttACAACAGGCATGACCAGGTCCTGTTTCATTGCCTGTAACATGTAAAGACACTTAGAGTTTTCATCTATAAAACTGCATGCATCCAGTAACTCGTGCAATCCCATGCATTTG encodes the following:
- the zgc:55558 gene encoding GTPase KRas; this translates as MTEYKLVVVGAGGVGKSALTIQLIQNHFVDEYDPTIEDRYRKQVVIDGETCLLDILDTAGQEEYSAMRDQYMRTGEGFLCVFAINNTKSFEDVHLYREQINRVKDSDSVPMVLVGNKSDLSTRTVETRQAQELARSYGVPFVETSAKTRQGVEEAFYSLVREIRRYKETNRSNKKSKKNTQRRCIIL